CAGCTTGCTGATGCCAAAGCCTTCATCGCGATCCTTGCTTTCATGCTTCTTGCTGCCAAAGGCAACCTTTAGCTCCTTCTTCTCTTCCTGAGCATGCGCTCCTTCTTCCTTCTCTTGTTCAACACTTTCCTCAAATACTTCTACAGCTCCTGCATCTTCAACATCCGTGTTAACATACTCCGCTTCAGTCTCGACATAGCTGTCTGTCTTCAGCACGGCCTCCGTCTCATTCACTCGTTCAGAATGTATATCCATTGGATCCTGATCTTCAGACCATACTGCCGAATCAGGCTCCTCTGCCTCTTCCCACTCCACAGTCTCCAACGGACGCTCTACTTCATTAAGCCCCTTGTCCGCTGTAAATGTCGGTGTCAATAACGGAGCTGAGTCAAGCCAGGATAACGTCTCCTCATTCTGTTCTTCGTGCTGCTCACGGGCCCCGTCCTGCTGTTCGGATGAGAAAGCTTCCTGTACAACATATGAATGATCTACCGAAACTTCAGGCAACTGATACGAGTAATTATCCTGCTGGGACTGAACCTCTTCCACTTCTTCCGCTCCAAGAACCGGTTCATGCGCGGCTACATACTCCCTGTCCATCCATTCTTCCGCCTCTGAACGCATAGTGGCCGTCTCAATTCCCTGCAAAGATAGAACTCCCGTAATATTCAAGCTGCGAGCGCTAAGCAAATCTACGTCGAAATTTTCGATTTCGACCGTAATCTCCTCTAGCTTATTAACCCGACTGAGTGGAATCGTAATCTCAACAGGGATCCAATGCTCCAGCTCCCGACTCTCTCCCTCACCGCGATAAAGGCCTGATAACAGTAAATGACCGCGCAGAGCCGCATATTCATCACCGGGATATACTTGGATTTTCGGAAAAAGTTCAATCTCCTCCAGTTCCTCGATGCCGATCACATCTTCGGATAGATGGACGCGCTCGTAAATATCAAAACGCAGGCCGTAGGAATGATCAACCAAGAACACTACCTCCTTTTTTAGCAAATCCGAATATGACCCACATCCCCTTAAGAGGTTGTTCAAAAAGTCCCTTTTGATCACGAAGCAAATCATATAGCGGTATTGAAAACCGAACTTTCTGAACACGTACATAAAGATGGATGGTCCAAATCTTCGCTCATTCTATCTATATGCTAAAAAAAGAAGAGCATGCCTTCTATTTCCCGGCATGCTCTTTCAATCAATATATAACTAGGACAAAGCTAACTGCTCTCGCAACCGAAGCCACTCCTGAGGCCAAGGATCATCTACTCGAATCAATTCTCCTGTAAGCGGATGGGCAAAGATTAGACTCTCGCCATGCAACGCTTGGTAGGGAAGTAGCTTTGTGCTGCCTCCATATAGAGCATCTCCAAGTAGAGGATGCCCGGCATAACTTAAATGAACGCGGATTTGATGCGTTCTTCCGGTCTCCAGTGTCAATCGGACCAAGCTCGCCTGATTCAGCGTCTCCATCAGTTCAACATGCGTAACCGCTCTTTGACCGGAAGGAGAGACACGCCGGCGCTGATTGTGGTGCCGATCCCGCCCAATCGGCTCATCAATGATTCTAAGCGTAGGACTTACTATCCCTTGTACTAGCGCAACATATACCCTAGAGATCTCTTTCCGTGCCATCGCCGCATCAAGCTTAAGCTGGGCATAAGCATTCTTCGCGTACAGCACAGGACCAGACGTATATTCATCCAGCCGATGAATATGGAGCGGGGCGATCTTCTCTCCACGTTCCGCATAAATAGCAGATACTTGGTTCGCCAGTGTAGGTTCGCGGCTCTCTCCGTCCGGATGAACCTTAATCCCCGTAGACTTATGTACGACGAGACAAAAGTCATCCTCATACAAGATCTCCGTAGGAGTACCCATTGGCTCAAAAGAAGATTGCTTCGGCGGGAACAGAAGCAGTCGGAGGCGATCCCCCGCCAGCTTGATGCCGCCCTCAGCTTCAAGCGTCTTCAATAGCTTGGGCGGCGCTGCTAGCTCATTGTGCAGCCAGGCCATAACCGCTTCATACCGTCCGCCATGCTCCGGCACGGGTAGCCTGCCAGGCATCAGCTCCAGCCATTCACCCCGCCTCTGGCCTGCCACCTTCAGACTCACAGCCGTTTCAACGCATTGCGATGCGCTTCAATGGTTAGCTCGATGTCTTCATCTGTATGCACACCTGAGATGAACATGCCTTCAAATTGAGATGGCGCAACATTAATTCCTTCCTCAGACAGCGCCGTGAAGTAGCGGCGGAACAGGTCGAGGTCACTGGTCTTAGCCGTCTCAAAGTTGACCACTGTCTGGTCTGTCAGGAAAGGACACATCATTGAACCAACACGATTGATCGTGCAAGGGAGTCCACGCTCCTTCGCGTTTGCCGTAAAGCCTGCCTCCAATTTGGCCGACAAGTTCTCAAGACGATCATATACTTCTGGAGTCAAGAGAGACAAAGTCGTGAAGCCAGCAGTCATTGCCAGCGGATTACCGCTCAATGTTCCTGCTTGATAAATAGGACCAGACGGGGCAATCTGTTCCATGATCTCCTTCTTACCACCATATGCGCCGACAGGCAAGCCTCCTCCGATGACTTTGCCCAGACAGGTCAAATCCGGTGTGATGCCGAAGCGACCCTGTGCACAGTTCAAGCCTACACGGAATCCAGTCATGACTTCATCGAAAATAAGCACGCTGCCATACTCTGTAGTCAGACGACGCAGACCTTCAAGGAAGCCTGGCTGTGGCAGTACAACGCCCATATTACCGGCTACCGGCTCAACAATGACACCAGCAATCTCTTCGCCAAAGCGCTTGAATGCCAGCTCAACCGATTCCAGATCATTGTAAGGCACAGCAATCGTGTTAGAAGCAACCCCTTCTGGAACGCCAGGACTGTCCGGGAGGCCTAATGTCGCAACTCCGGAGCCAGCCTTGATCAGCAGACTATCCGCATGACCGTGATAAGAGCCTTCGAATTTCAAAATCTTGCTTCTGCCTGTATATCCCCGAGCTAGCCGGATAGCGCTCATCGTCGCTTCCGTACCGGAGTTAACCATCCGTACGATATCGATGGATGGTACGCGCTCTACGACCACCTTCGCCATCTCAGTCTCTAGCAAAGTAGGCATGCCGAAGCTCGTCCCCTTGGCAGCAGCCTCTTGGAGCGCTTTTACCACTTCAGGATGAGCATGACCCATAATGAGTGGTCCCCAGGAACCCACATAGTCGATGTAGCTGTTGCCGTCGATATCATATACTCTTGAACCGGAGGCATGCTCCGCATAGATCGGTGTTAATCCAACGGACTTGTAAGCCCGTACTGGACTATTCACACCTCCAGGCAAATATTGCTTTGCTTCCTCAAAAGCCGTATAGGAACGTCCATCCTGCTTGCGTCCGAGCATTTCATTCATTGCAGCTTCACTCCTCACCTTATTCGGTAGAATCTATTGGAATCAATTATTTGCCTTCGCGCAGCCAGCGCGCAGCATCCTTGGCAAAATACGTAATAATGATATCCGCGCCAGCCCGCTTCATGCCAAGTAGCATTTCCGTTACAATTGCGCGTTCGTTAATCCAGCCCTGCATCGCTGCAGCTTTTACAAGTGAGTATTCACCGCTTACATTGTAAGCGACAAGTGGCAGGTCAAATTGATCGCGAACGACACGAAGCACATCGAGGAAGGCCAGAGCCGGCTTCACCATCAGCATATCCGCACCCTCTAGCACATCAGACTCGGCTTCACGCAGTGCTTCCCGAACATTGGCTGGGTCCATCTGATATGTCTTGCGGTCTCCGAACTGCGGAGCCGAATCAGCTGCCTCACGGAATGGACCGTAGAATGCAGAAGCATATTTCACGGAATATGCCATAATCGGCACCTGACTGAAACCTGCTTCATCCAACCCTGCACGGATCGCTGCGACATAGCCGTCCATCATGTTAGATGGAGCGATAATGTCCGCGCCTGCCTCCGCTTGGGAGACCGCTGTACGAACCAATAATTCCAGCGATTCATCATTCAGTACATCGCCGCATACATGCCCGTCGCGCTCATAGGTATGTACCATACCGCAATGCCCATGATCTGTGAACTCGCATAAGCAAGTGTCAGCCACAACGAGCAGATCCGGATACAGCGATTTGATCTTGCGTGTAGCCTGCTGCACAATGCCGTCCTCGGCGTAAGCTCCCGAGCCTACACTGTCCTTGGACTCCGGTATACCGAATAGCAATACTGCACTGATTCCCAGTTCGGCAATCTCCTTAATTTCTTGTTCCAACGTATCCAATGAAAATTGATATACCCCAGGCATCGAAGTGATTTCATTCTTAATACCATTGCCAGGAACGACAAAGATCGGTTGAATGAAATCATCCACAGTTAATACCGTCTCACGCACCAGGCCACGAATGCTCGCAGTTTGGCGCAAACGGCGATGTCTTACAATTGGAAAAGCCATATATAATTCCTCCTAGTTCTATAAGTAGGTTAACGTCGTATTGAATTTTGCGCTTGCTTCCAGGTACATAGCCCGGCCACCAGGCTTGGAATCGTAGACTCCTCAGCGATTACCGCCACGTTCAATCCAGCTTGCTCTGCCGTCTTCGCAGTAACTGGACCTATACAGCATATTGCTGCACCTGCAAGCGCCTGAACAGGATCAGCCACTCCCATCCTGCCGAGAGCCGACAGGAAATTAGTCACCGTCGACGAGCTTGTGAAGGTAACAGCATGAATTCCGTCCTGCTCCAGCAGCTTAAGCAATTCATCGTCCTCATCCCCGATCGGCACGGTCTCGTACATCACCGCATCCGTCACGCTGAGTCCTCTGTCCTGAAGCACCTCAGCCAGCCAGGCGCGAGCCAGGTTGCCACGAGGAAGAAGCACTTTCTGGCCGGCCAGCAATTGCTGATCAAAAGCTTCGAACAAACCTTCAGCCTGAAATTGGCTAGGCAGCTCCTCAGCAGCAATTCCGTAACGGCGCAGCACTTCCTTGGTCGCTGGACCAACCGCGGCAATGCGGGCAGAGTGCAGTGTTCGAATGTCTTTTCCAAGTCTGTCCAGGTGCCTGAAGAAATACTCTACCCCATTGACGCTCGTAAAGAACACCCAATCATACTGATCCAAATCCTCTAGGGCCTTTGCTGTCGCATTTAAATATTCCGGACTCGGCATCACCGTCTCAATGACCGGAAATTCATAGGTTTCTCCGCCCAGCTCCTCGATCTGCTTTACTAATTCGCTTGCTTGGGAGCGGGAACGGGTCACCAGAAATCTCGCGCCGAAGAGAGGCATATCCTCGGCCCACTTCAGCACCTCGCGCTGCAGGACCGCCTCGCCGACGACGATCACAGCGGGTGATTCGAATTTTGCGTTGAATACCTTCTGTTCGATATCTTCCAGCGTGCCGATCAATACGGCCTGCTCCGCGCGGGTCCCCCAGCGTATAAGAGCAACTGGTGTCTCCGGCGGCCTGCCATGTTTGATTAGCTGCGCAGCGATATGGCCGATTTTAGCTAATCCCATCATAAAGACGAGCGTACCCGTAGCCTGGGTCAACTTGGCCCAATCAATCGATAGATCCAGCTTGTCTTGACTCTCATGCCCTGTAATGATAGATAAGGATGAAGCAATATCTCGATGGGTAACGGGAATACCCGCATAAGCTGGGACAGCAATCGCTGCGGTTATTCCTGGAACGATCTCATATGGAATCTTATGCTGCCTCAGCAAACCGGCTTCTTCACCGACGCGACCAAAGATCGTCGGGTCTCCGCCCTTGAGACGGACGACGATCTTGCCTGACAACGCGAGATCAACAAGCAGTTGATTAATCTCTTCCTGCTTCATCGTGTGTCGGTTCACTGTCTTGCCTACATAAATCTTCTCGACGTCACGCTTCGTCCGCGTCAAGAGGCTCGGATTCGCCAGACGATCATATACGACTACGTCCGCTTTCTCTAGGCACTCCAGCCCCTTCAGTGTAATTAAGCGCGCATCACCTGGGCCTGCGCCAACTAAATATACTTTACCTGCTCCAGCCATTCCTCCATCACTCCCTGACCGCGGCCAATATTCGATCTGCACCTTGTAAAATTAATTTCTGTGCTACATCTTCCCCAAGCTGGACCGGGTCGTCTCCGGTAAGACTTTCTTTTAGGATCAGGCTTCCGTCAGGTGCACCGACCATTCCGGTCAAAGTAATCAATCCTGTACCCGATCCAGCCGCCACATCGCCAGCAGCTTCGTTCCACACCGCAAAGGCCCCAATCGGAACCTGGCAGCCGCCGTTCAATACAGCGAGGAAGCGCCGCTCCGCAGTAACGGTGAGCGAAGTAATGTGATCGTTATACAAAGACAGCAGAGCCATGAGTTCCGCATCATCTTCACGGCACTCCAGCCCAAGAGCCCCTTGTCCAACCGCCGGAAGACAGACATCGACCGGCAGCAGTGAAGAAATTCGATCTTCCCAGCCCATCCGTTTGAGCCCGGCTGCTGCTAGAATAATCGCGTCGAAACCTTCTGTCTCCAGCTTCCGCAGACGGGAATCAATATTTCCACGAATCGACTCCAACTGTAAGTCAGGTCGCTTCGCACGAAGCTGACTGGAACGACGCAGGCTGCTCGTACCTACCTTAGCGCCATGCGGTAGTTCTTCCAAGGAGAGCCCTTCTTTGGAGATTAACGCATCCCTGGGTTCAACCCGCTGCGGAATGGCTCCATTGATGAGTCCCTCCGGAAGCTCGGAAGGCATATCCTTCATGCTATGTACAGCAAGGTCAATCTCCTTGTCGAGCATAGCCTGCTCGATCTCTTTGACAAACAAGCCTTTACCGCCTACCTTGGACAGAGTCACATCTAGAATACGGTCACCCTTCGTCATGATCTTGCGAATTTCAAACTTGAACGGGAGCCTATGCTCCGCACAGAGCTTCTCCAGGGCATCGATAACCTGTCCTGTCTGGGTTAGAGCTAATTGGCTCTGTCTCGTTCCGACAACTATCGTACGCTTCGTCATTCCTTACTCCTCCTGCTGAACATTTATCCAAGATAACAGTTCGTCCTCACTGCTTAGTGAGAACTCACCGGTCCGTATTTCCTTCAAAACATCGATCGTAGCCAATTTCTTAAATAACAGCTTCCTTCGAGAGACATCCTGTACTCGCTTCTTAATCACCAGTCTGGCCCATGACAAAAAACGGATATATTCCTCATACTCATCCCCGAACTGCTCCTCGATCTCGGTGCTTACTCTCTTGGCTGCTTCTGGCGCCGCACCGGAAGTAGATACGGCAACGATTAGTTCTCCTCGCCTGAAAGAGCTAGGCGTAATAAATGATCCCCTCGCGCCCTCCCCAGCGTGGTTAACCAGAATCCCCAACTTATGAGCCTCAGCGACAATCTGATCGTTAACGAACGGTTGATCCGTTACGGCTAAGACCATAAAAGCTCCATGCAAGTCACCTTGCTCATAACAGCGCTCGTTCCAGGCAATCTGCCCCTGTTTCCAAGCTTGATGAAGCTTGGGTGTTAGCCTCGGGCTGACGATCAGAATCTCAGCTCCGGCGGGCTGTAGTATCGCCACCTTCCGCTCTGCAACAAAACCTCCACCGACCAGAACGCATTTGCGGCCTTGAAGATCAAGCATAATAGGGACATAATGCGCCATCCAGCACCCACTCCCGAGTCCACTTTTGATAAGCAAACCAATAATCGAGTTCAGTTTTTTCGAACTCGCAACGCAAAATATGATAATGAGTATA
The window above is part of the Paenibacillus lutimineralis genome. Proteins encoded here:
- the hemB gene encoding porphobilinogen synthase, with amino-acid sequence MAFPIVRHRRLRQTASIRGLVRETVLTVDDFIQPIFVVPGNGIKNEITSMPGVYQFSLDTLEQEIKEIAELGISAVLLFGIPESKDSVGSGAYAEDGIVQQATRKIKSLYPDLLVVADTCLCEFTDHGHCGMVHTYERDGHVCGDVLNDESLELLVRTAVSQAEAGADIIAPSNMMDGYVAAIRAGLDEAGFSQVPIMAYSVKYASAFYGPFREAADSAPQFGDRKTYQMDPANVREALREAESDVLEGADMLMVKPALAFLDVLRVVRDQFDLPLVAYNVSGEYSLVKAAAMQGWINERAIVTEMLLGMKRAGADIIITYFAKDAARWLREGK
- a CDS encoding precorrin-2 dehydrogenase/sirohydrochlorin ferrochelatase family protein encodes the protein MAHYVPIMLDLQGRKCVLVGGGFVAERKVAILQPAGAEILIVSPRLTPKLHQAWKQGQIAWNERCYEQGDLHGAFMVLAVTDQPFVNDQIVAEAHKLGILVNHAGEGARGSFITPSSFRRGELIVAVSTSGAAPEAAKRVSTEIEEQFGDEYEEYIRFLSWARLVIKKRVQDVSRRKLLFKKLATIDVLKEIRTGEFSLSSEDELLSWINVQQEE
- the cobA gene encoding uroporphyrinogen-III C-methyltransferase; translated protein: MAGAGKVYLVGAGPGDARLITLKGLECLEKADVVVYDRLANPSLLTRTKRDVEKIYVGKTVNRHTMKQEEINQLLVDLALSGKIVVRLKGGDPTIFGRVGEEAGLLRQHKIPYEIVPGITAAIAVPAYAGIPVTHRDIASSLSIITGHESQDKLDLSIDWAKLTQATGTLVFMMGLAKIGHIAAQLIKHGRPPETPVALIRWGTRAEQAVLIGTLEDIEQKVFNAKFESPAVIVVGEAVLQREVLKWAEDMPLFGARFLVTRSRSQASELVKQIEELGGETYEFPVIETVMPSPEYLNATAKALEDLDQYDWVFFTSVNGVEYFFRHLDRLGKDIRTLHSARIAAVGPATKEVLRRYGIAAEELPSQFQAEGLFEAFDQQLLAGQKVLLPRGNLARAWLAEVLQDRGLSVTDAVMYETVPIGDEDDELLKLLEQDGIHAVTFTSSSTVTNFLSALGRMGVADPVQALAGAAICCIGPVTAKTAEQAGLNVAVIAEESTIPSLVAGLCTWKQAQNSIRR
- a CDS encoding LysM peptidoglycan-binding domain-containing protein, with amino-acid sequence MVDHSYGLRFDIYERVHLSEDVIGIEELEEIELFPKIQVYPGDEYAALRGHLLLSGLYRGEGESRELEHWIPVEITIPLSRVNKLEEITVEIENFDVDLLSARSLNITGVLSLQGIETATMRSEAEEWMDREYVAAHEPVLGAEEVEEVQSQQDNYSYQLPEVSVDHSYVVQEAFSSEQQDGAREQHEEQNEETLSWLDSAPLLTPTFTADKGLNEVERPLETVEWEEAEEPDSAVWSEDQDPMDIHSERVNETEAVLKTDSYVETEAEYVNTDVEDAGAVEVFEESVEQEKEEGAHAQEEKKELKVAFGSKKHESKDRDEGFGISKLINNRPDKDNGVDYFEETIVIPDQEEGEEVRWKSLFLGRTEDQTPFRKVRLVIVQREETLDDIAERYQLSTRELQLYNRLSEHNLAEGQVLYIP
- the hemC gene encoding hydroxymethylbilane synthase; protein product: MTKRTIVVGTRQSQLALTQTGQVIDALEKLCAEHRLPFKFEIRKIMTKGDRILDVTLSKVGGKGLFVKEIEQAMLDKEIDLAVHSMKDMPSELPEGLINGAIPQRVEPRDALISKEGLSLEELPHGAKVGTSSLRRSSQLRAKRPDLQLESIRGNIDSRLRKLETEGFDAIILAAAGLKRMGWEDRISSLLPVDVCLPAVGQGALGLECREDDAELMALLSLYNDHITSLTVTAERRFLAVLNGGCQVPIGAFAVWNEAAGDVAAGSGTGLITLTGMVGAPDGSLILKESLTGDDPVQLGEDVAQKLILQGADRILAAVRE
- a CDS encoding RluA family pseudouridine synthase; this translates as MSLKVAGQRRGEWLELMPGRLPVPEHGGRYEAVMAWLHNELAAPPKLLKTLEAEGGIKLAGDRLRLLLFPPKQSSFEPMGTPTEILYEDDFCLVVHKSTGIKVHPDGESREPTLANQVSAIYAERGEKIAPLHIHRLDEYTSGPVLYAKNAYAQLKLDAAMARKEISRVYVALVQGIVSPTLRIIDEPIGRDRHHNQRRRVSPSGQRAVTHVELMETLNQASLVRLTLETGRTHQIRVHLSYAGHPLLGDALYGGSTKLLPYQALHGESLIFAHPLTGELIRVDDPWPQEWLRLREQLALS
- the hemL gene encoding glutamate-1-semialdehyde 2,1-aminomutase; this encodes MNEMLGRKQDGRSYTAFEEAKQYLPGGVNSPVRAYKSVGLTPIYAEHASGSRVYDIDGNSYIDYVGSWGPLIMGHAHPEVVKALQEAAAKGTSFGMPTLLETEMAKVVVERVPSIDIVRMVNSGTEATMSAIRLARGYTGRSKILKFEGSYHGHADSLLIKAGSGVATLGLPDSPGVPEGVASNTIAVPYNDLESVELAFKRFGEEIAGVIVEPVAGNMGVVLPQPGFLEGLRRLTTEYGSVLIFDEVMTGFRVGLNCAQGRFGITPDLTCLGKVIGGGLPVGAYGGKKEIMEQIAPSGPIYQAGTLSGNPLAMTAGFTTLSLLTPEVYDRLENLSAKLEAGFTANAKERGLPCTINRVGSMMCPFLTDQTVVNFETAKTSDLDLFRRYFTALSEEGINVAPSQFEGMFISGVHTDEDIELTIEAHRNALKRL